A portion of the Cryptomeria japonica chromosome 5, Sugi_1.0, whole genome shotgun sequence genome contains these proteins:
- the LOC131042392 gene encoding eukaryotic initiation factor 4A-6 isoform X1, producing MAGMDQAGGNFDAKNYDKNMQNVLGGEELYSTWEEVHDTFDSMGLQENLLRGIYAYGFEKPSAIQQRGIVPFCQGLDVIQQAQSGTGKTATFCSGILQQLDYNLQDCQALVLAPTRELAQQIEKVMRALGDYLQVKVHACVGGTSIREDLRILQSGVHVVVGTPGRVYDMLRRRALRSDYIKMFVLDEADEMLSRGFKDQIYDIFQLLPQNLQVGVFSATMPPEALEITRKFMNNPVRILVKRDELTLEGIKQFYVNVDKEEYKLDTLCDLYETLAITQSVIFINTRRKVDWLTDQMRARDHTVSATHGDMDQNTRDIIMREFRSGSSRVLITTDLLARGIDVQQVSLVINYDLPTQPENYLHRIGRSGRFGRKGVAINFVTRDDERMLQDIQRFYNVVVEELPSNVADLI from the exons ATGGCGGGCATGGATCAAGCCGGGGGTAATTTTGATGCAAAGAACTATGACAAAAACATGCAGAATGT CCTTGGAGGCGAGGAACTTTATTCTACTTGGGAAGAAGTTCATGATACTTTTGACTCTATGGGTCTTCAAGAAAATTTGTTGCGAGGAATTTATGCTTATG GTTTTGAGAAACCATCTGCTATTCAGCAGAGAGGTATTGTTCCTTTTTGCCAAGGCCTTGATGTTATCCAACAAGCACAATCAGGAACAGGAAAGACTGCAACATTTTGTTCAGGAATTCTACAACAGCTGGACTACAATCTCCAGGATTGCCAGGCACTAGTTTTGGCACCAACTCGGGAACTGGCACAACAAATAGAAAAAGTTATGAGGGCACTTGGTGATTATCTACAAGTAAAAGTGCATGCTTGTGTTGGAGGAACAAGCATCCGGGAGGACCTCCGTATTCTCCAATCTGGTGTTCATGTTGTTGTGGGGACACCTGGCAGGGTTTATGACATGCTCCGTCGCCGTGCCCTGCGCTCTGATTATATTAAAATGTTTGTTCTTGATGAAGCAGATGAAATGTTGTCACGTGGATTCAAAGATCAG ATATATGATATTTTCCAGTTGCTTCCTCAAAACCTCCAAGTTGGTGTTTTCTCTGCTACAATGCCTCCCGAAGCCCTGGAGATTACAAGGAAGTTCATGAATAATCCAGTCCGGATTCTTGTGAAGAGAGATGAACTTACTCTAGAGGGTATTAAACAGTTCTATGTCAATGTGGACAAAGAGGAATATAAGCTTGACACATTGTGTGATTTGTATGAAACACTAGCAATAACACAGAGTGTGATTTTTATCAATACCAGGAGAAAGGTTGATTGGCTCACAGACCAAATGAGAGCTCGTGATCACACAGTGTCGGCAACGCATGGTGATATGGATCAGAATACTAGAGACATCATTATGAGAGAATTTAGATCTGGTTCTTCCAGAGTGCTGATTACAACTGACCTTTTGGCCCGAGGTATTGATGTGCAACAAGTTTCTCTTGTCATCAATTATGACTTGCCAACACAACCAGAAAACTATCTCCACCGTATAGGTCGTAGTGGAAGATTTGGTAGGAAGGGTGTGGCAATAAACTTTGTCACCCGGGACGATGAGAGAATGCTTCAGGATATACAAAGATTCTACAATGTGGTAGTTGAAGAACTGCCATCAAATGTTGCAGATTTGATATAA
- the LOC131042392 gene encoding eukaryotic initiation factor 4A-6 isoform X2, producing the protein MESQQIIKTYELHLGGEELYSTWEEVHDTFDSMGLQENLLRGIYAYGFEKPSAIQQRGIVPFCQGLDVIQQAQSGTGKTATFCSGILQQLDYNLQDCQALVLAPTRELAQQIEKVMRALGDYLQVKVHACVGGTSIREDLRILQSGVHVVVGTPGRVYDMLRRRALRSDYIKMFVLDEADEMLSRGFKDQIYDIFQLLPQNLQVGVFSATMPPEALEITRKFMNNPVRILVKRDELTLEGIKQFYVNVDKEEYKLDTLCDLYETLAITQSVIFINTRRKVDWLTDQMRARDHTVSATHGDMDQNTRDIIMREFRSGSSRVLITTDLLARGIDVQQVSLVINYDLPTQPENYLHRIGRSGRFGRKGVAINFVTRDDERMLQDIQRFYNVVVEELPSNVADLI; encoded by the exons ATGGAATCTCAACAAATAATTAAAACTTATGAGCTTCA CCTTGGAGGCGAGGAACTTTATTCTACTTGGGAAGAAGTTCATGATACTTTTGACTCTATGGGTCTTCAAGAAAATTTGTTGCGAGGAATTTATGCTTATG GTTTTGAGAAACCATCTGCTATTCAGCAGAGAGGTATTGTTCCTTTTTGCCAAGGCCTTGATGTTATCCAACAAGCACAATCAGGAACAGGAAAGACTGCAACATTTTGTTCAGGAATTCTACAACAGCTGGACTACAATCTCCAGGATTGCCAGGCACTAGTTTTGGCACCAACTCGGGAACTGGCACAACAAATAGAAAAAGTTATGAGGGCACTTGGTGATTATCTACAAGTAAAAGTGCATGCTTGTGTTGGAGGAACAAGCATCCGGGAGGACCTCCGTATTCTCCAATCTGGTGTTCATGTTGTTGTGGGGACACCTGGCAGGGTTTATGACATGCTCCGTCGCCGTGCCCTGCGCTCTGATTATATTAAAATGTTTGTTCTTGATGAAGCAGATGAAATGTTGTCACGTGGATTCAAAGATCAG ATATATGATATTTTCCAGTTGCTTCCTCAAAACCTCCAAGTTGGTGTTTTCTCTGCTACAATGCCTCCCGAAGCCCTGGAGATTACAAGGAAGTTCATGAATAATCCAGTCCGGATTCTTGTGAAGAGAGATGAACTTACTCTAGAGGGTATTAAACAGTTCTATGTCAATGTGGACAAAGAGGAATATAAGCTTGACACATTGTGTGATTTGTATGAAACACTAGCAATAACACAGAGTGTGATTTTTATCAATACCAGGAGAAAGGTTGATTGGCTCACAGACCAAATGAGAGCTCGTGATCACACAGTGTCGGCAACGCATGGTGATATGGATCAGAATACTAGAGACATCATTATGAGAGAATTTAGATCTGGTTCTTCCAGAGTGCTGATTACAACTGACCTTTTGGCCCGAGGTATTGATGTGCAACAAGTTTCTCTTGTCATCAATTATGACTTGCCAACACAACCAGAAAACTATCTCCACCGTATAGGTCGTAGTGGAAGATTTGGTAGGAAGGGTGTGGCAATAAACTTTGTCACCCGGGACGATGAGAGAATGCTTCAGGATATACAAAGATTCTACAATGTGGTAGTTGAAGAACTGCCATCAAATGTTGCAGATTTGATATAA
- the LOC131042392 gene encoding eukaryotic initiation factor 4A-1 isoform X3 has protein sequence MGLQENLLRGIYAYGFEKPSAIQQRGIVPFCQGLDVIQQAQSGTGKTATFCSGILQQLDYNLQDCQALVLAPTRELAQQIEKVMRALGDYLQVKVHACVGGTSIREDLRILQSGVHVVVGTPGRVYDMLRRRALRSDYIKMFVLDEADEMLSRGFKDQIYDIFQLLPQNLQVGVFSATMPPEALEITRKFMNNPVRILVKRDELTLEGIKQFYVNVDKEEYKLDTLCDLYETLAITQSVIFINTRRKVDWLTDQMRARDHTVSATHGDMDQNTRDIIMREFRSGSSRVLITTDLLARGIDVQQVSLVINYDLPTQPENYLHRIGRSGRFGRKGVAINFVTRDDERMLQDIQRFYNVVVEELPSNVADLI, from the exons ATGGGTCTTCAAGAAAATTTGTTGCGAGGAATTTATGCTTATG GTTTTGAGAAACCATCTGCTATTCAGCAGAGAGGTATTGTTCCTTTTTGCCAAGGCCTTGATGTTATCCAACAAGCACAATCAGGAACAGGAAAGACTGCAACATTTTGTTCAGGAATTCTACAACAGCTGGACTACAATCTCCAGGATTGCCAGGCACTAGTTTTGGCACCAACTCGGGAACTGGCACAACAAATAGAAAAAGTTATGAGGGCACTTGGTGATTATCTACAAGTAAAAGTGCATGCTTGTGTTGGAGGAACAAGCATCCGGGAGGACCTCCGTATTCTCCAATCTGGTGTTCATGTTGTTGTGGGGACACCTGGCAGGGTTTATGACATGCTCCGTCGCCGTGCCCTGCGCTCTGATTATATTAAAATGTTTGTTCTTGATGAAGCAGATGAAATGTTGTCACGTGGATTCAAAGATCAG ATATATGATATTTTCCAGTTGCTTCCTCAAAACCTCCAAGTTGGTGTTTTCTCTGCTACAATGCCTCCCGAAGCCCTGGAGATTACAAGGAAGTTCATGAATAATCCAGTCCGGATTCTTGTGAAGAGAGATGAACTTACTCTAGAGGGTATTAAACAGTTCTATGTCAATGTGGACAAAGAGGAATATAAGCTTGACACATTGTGTGATTTGTATGAAACACTAGCAATAACACAGAGTGTGATTTTTATCAATACCAGGAGAAAGGTTGATTGGCTCACAGACCAAATGAGAGCTCGTGATCACACAGTGTCGGCAACGCATGGTGATATGGATCAGAATACTAGAGACATCATTATGAGAGAATTTAGATCTGGTTCTTCCAGAGTGCTGATTACAACTGACCTTTTGGCCCGAGGTATTGATGTGCAACAAGTTTCTCTTGTCATCAATTATGACTTGCCAACACAACCAGAAAACTATCTCCACCGTATAGGTCGTAGTGGAAGATTTGGTAGGAAGGGTGTGGCAATAAACTTTGTCACCCGGGACGATGAGAGAATGCTTCAGGATATACAAAGATTCTACAATGTGGTAGTTGAAGAACTGCCATCAAATGTTGCAGATTTGATATAA